From a region of the Labrus mixtus chromosome 5, fLabMix1.1, whole genome shotgun sequence genome:
- the LOC132973672 gene encoding vesicle-associated membrane protein 5-like isoform X2, which produces MENGKSRLQQAQDDVEEVKGIMLDNMNKADERGDKLNDLEDRADELLEKSKHFEKTANQVKQKKRWENKKMKLVFIGVGVVAALIIIGLIIFAIVDGKGRE; this is translated from the exons ATG GAAAATGGGAAGAGCCGCCTGCAGCAGGCCCAGGACGACGTGGAGGAGGTGAAGGGCATCATGTTGGACAACATGAACAAGGCCGATGAGAGAGGTGACAAACTGAACGACCTGGAGGACAGAGCTGACGAGCTGCTGGAAAAG agtaaacattttgaaaagactgCGAATCAGgtgaagcagaagaaaagatGGGAGAACAAGAAGATGAAACTGGTGTTCATTGGTGTCGGAGTGGTCGCTGCACTCATCATTATCGGACTCATAATCTTTGCCATTGTTGATGGCAAGGGCAGAGAGTAA
- the LOC132973672 gene encoding vesicle-associated membrane protein 5-like isoform X1, protein MLHVLIGQENGKSRLQQAQDDVEEVKGIMLDNMNKADERGDKLNDLEDRADELLEKSKHFEKTANQVKQKKRWENKKMKLVFIGVGVVAALIIIGLIIFAIVDGKGRE, encoded by the exons ATGCTTCATGTGTTGATTGGGCAGGAAAATGGGAAGAGCCGCCTGCAGCAGGCCCAGGACGACGTGGAGGAGGTGAAGGGCATCATGTTGGACAACATGAACAAGGCCGATGAGAGAGGTGACAAACTGAACGACCTGGAGGACAGAGCTGACGAGCTGCTGGAAAAG agtaaacattttgaaaagactgCGAATCAGgtgaagcagaagaaaagatGGGAGAACAAGAAGATGAAACTGGTGTTCATTGGTGTCGGAGTGGTCGCTGCACTCATCATTATCGGACTCATAATCTTTGCCATTGTTGATGGCAAGGGCAGAGAGTAA
- the LOC132974103 gene encoding vesicle-associated membrane protein 5-like, protein MAADDVEEVKGIMLDNMNKADERGDKLNDLEDRADELLEKSKTFEKTTRKLKQKYKGTRKLVFIGVRVVAALIIIGLIIFKN, encoded by the exons ATGGCCGCT GACGACGTGGAGGAGGTGAAGGGCATCATGTTGGACAACATGAACAAGGCCGATGAGAGAGGTGACAAACTGAACGACCTGGAGGACAGAGCTGACGAGCTGCTGGAAAAG AGTAAAACTTTTGAAAAGACTACGCGTAAGCTGAAGCAAAAGTATAAAGGGACGAGGAAACTGGTGTTCATCGGTGTCAGAGTGGTCGCTGCACTCATCATTATCGGACTCATAATCTTTAAAAATTAA